A stretch of Patagioenas fasciata isolate bPatFas1 chromosome 4, bPatFas1.hap1, whole genome shotgun sequence DNA encodes these proteins:
- the FBXO41 gene encoding F-box only protein 41 yields MASLDLPYRCPRCGEHKRFRSLSSLRAHLEYNHTYETLYVLSKTNSICDAAVFPLAADGGLLTPAARRDYFESTSFQGKDQRFSCDLVPAEELEPAPSSSPSPRYVHEIEIPLTEIFTRGKAVTPAPAPPATMDAAYEEGLARLKIRAFEKLEVDKRLEKLTEEVEQKIASQVGRLQMELDRKSSELEKAKQESLRLSREKQELEDRASELSRQVDVSVEMLASLKQDLVQKEQELTRKQQEVLQIDQFLKETAAREANAKVRLQHFIEELLDRADRAEKQLQIISSSCGTTPNGSLGRCGTPGAKATGRPVPPRAQRDRHPGPGVAVHGPYGVSNQRSSSSTGASSRAKAVSQSSGCYDSDSAEPCPTDDTADGHPYPARDGGRGSGLRRQAIQNWHRRPYRNSTEGEEGDVSDVGSRTTESEAEGWEPEGPGSAASRPGGSCRLTARTEGPGGKVGRLERGSPGHSSEVISPEILKMRAALFCIFTYLDTKTLLRAAEVCKDWKFVARHPAVWTRVLLENARVSSKFLAMLSQWCTQMHSLTLQNLKPRQRGKKESKEDYMKSTRGCLEAGLESLLKATGSNLLILRISHCPNVLTDRSLWLASCYCRALQAVTYRSSTDPVGHEVIWALGAGCRDIISLQVAPLHPCQQPTRFSNRCLQMIGRCWPHLRALGIGGAGCGVQGLASLARNCMRLQVLELDHVAEINQEVAAEMCREGLKGLEMLVLNSTPVTPKALLHFNSVCRNLKSIVVQVGIVDYFKEPHSPEAKKMFEEMVNKLQALRKRPGFSKILHIKVEGSC; encoded by the exons ATGGCCTCGCTGGACCTGCCCTACCGGTGTCCGCGCTGCGGGGAGCACAAGCGTTTCCGCAGCCTCTCCTCGCTGCGGGCACACCTGGAGTACAACCACACCTATGAGACCCTCTACGTCCTCTCCAAGACCAACAGCATCTGCGATGCTGCCGTCTTCCCCTTGGCCGCCGACGGGGGCTTGCTGACGCCGGCTGCCCGGCGGGACTACTTTGAGAGCACCTCCTTCCAAGGCAAGGACCAACGCTTCTCCTGCGACCTCGTCCCCGCCGAGGAGCTGGAGCCGGCCCCGTCCTCCTCCCCCTCGCCCCGTTATGTCCACGAGATCGAGATCCCGCTGACGGAGATCTTCACCCGGGGCAAAGCCGTGACGCCGGCCCCAGCGCCGCCGGCCACGATGGACGCTGCCTATGAGGAAGGTTTGGCCCGCCTGAAGATCCGCGCCTTCGAGAAGCTGGAGGTGGACAAGCGGCTGGAGAAGCTGACGGAGGAGGTGGAGCAGAAGATTGCCTCGCAGGTGGGCCGGCTGCAGATGGAGCTGGACCGCAAGAGCTCGGAGCTGGAGAAGGCCAAGCAGGAGAGTCTGCGGCTCAGCCGGGAGAAGCAGGAGCTGGAGGACCGGGCATCTGAACTGTCCCGCCAAGTGGATGTCAGTGTGGAGATGTTGGCCTCCCTCAAGCAGGACCTGGTGCAGAAGGAGCAGGAGCTCACCCGCAAGCAACA GGAGGTGCTGCAGATCGACCAGTTTCTGAAGGAGACGGCAGCCCGTGAGGCCAACGCCAAGGTTCGCCTCCAGCACTTCatcgaggagctgctggaccggGCAGACCGGGCCGAGAAGCAGCTCCAGATCATCAGCAGCAGCTGCGGCACCACCCCAAATGGCAGCTTGGGACGCTGTGGCACACCGGGGGCCAAGGCCACTGGCCGACCGGTACCTCCACGGGCACAG AGAGATCGGCACCCAGGGCCAGGGGTGGCCGTGCATGGTCCTTATGGTGTGTCCAACCAGCGCTCCTCCTCCAGCACGGG AGCCTCGAGCCGGGCGAAAGCCGTGTCGCAGAGCTCGGGCTGTTACGACAGCGACAGCGCGGAGCCGTGTCCCACCGATGACACCGCAGACGGACATCCCTACCCGGCGCGGGACGGTGGCCGGGGCTCGGGGCTGCGCCGACAAGCCATCCAAAACTGGCACCGCCGGCCCTACCGCAACAGCACCGAGGGCGAGGAGGGCGACGTCTCCGACGTGGGGTCCCGCACCACTGAGTCCGAGGCCGAGGGCTGGGAGCCGGAGGGACCCGGATCCGCCGCATCCCGACCTGGTGGCAGCTGCCGGCTGACAG CCAGGACCGAGGGGCCAGGGGGCAAGGTGGGCCGACTGGAGAGGGGCAGCCCAGGCCACTCCAGCGAGGTGATCAGCCCCGAGATCCTCAAGATGCGAGCGGCTCTTTTCTGCATCTTCACCTACCTGGACACCAAGACGCTGCTCCGGGCAGCTGAGGTGTGCAAGGACTGGAAGTTTGTGGCCCGGCACCCAGCCGTATGGACCCGGGTGCTGCTGGAGAACGCCAGGGTGTCCTCCAAG TTCCTGGCCATGCTGTCTCAGTGGTGCACTCAGATGCACTCCCTCACTCTCCAAAACCTCAAGCCACGCCAGCGAGGGAAGAAGGAGAGCAAGGAGGACTATATGAAGAGCACACG GGGCTGCCTGGAAGCCGGGCTGGAGTCCTTGCTGAAGGCGACAGGCAGCAACCTGCTCATCCTCCGCATCTCGCACTGCCCCAACGTGCTGACGGACCGCTCACTCTGGCTCGCCAGCTGCTACTGCCGAGCCCTGCAGGCTGTCACCTACCG GAGCTCTACAGACCCCGTGGGTCATGAAGTCATCTGGGCCCTTGGAGCAGGTTGCAGGGACATCATCTCTCTCCAGGTCGCACCTCTGCATCCATG CCAGCAGCCGACACGTTTCAGCAACCGCTGCCTTCAGATGATCGGCCGGTGCTGGCCCCACCTGCGGGCGCTGGGCATCGGAGGGGCCGGCTGCGGTGTCCAGGGACTGGCATCCTTAG CCCGAAACTGCATGCGGCTTCAGGTCCTGGAGCTGGACCATGTGGCAGAGATCAACCAGGAGGTTGCAGCAGAGATGTGTCGAGAAGGGTTGAAGGGGCTGGAGATGCTGGTGCTGAACTCCACGCCAGTCACCCCCAAAGCCTTGCTGCACTTCAACA GTGTGTGCCGGAACCTGAAGTCCATCGTCGTGCAGGTGGGCATTGTGGACTACTTCAAGGAACCCCACAGCCCTGAAGCCAAGAAGATGTTTGAAGAAATGGTGAACAAACTCCAG GCCCTGAGGAAGAGACCCGGCTTCTCCAAGATTCTACACATCAAAGTGGAAGGAAGCTGTTAG
- the EGR4 gene encoding early growth response protein 4, producing MLNVLDFSCPDPFYSKYEEICEMKTGDLQGLEQPEQQLLAEADFLGGELLGTPINGGVVDYPLLGSQPSPSLSYTGSFFIKAVPEHPQDQESLFNLMSGILGISPFSSSEGHQRHLDALYPCPEVAQSQLDLYTTCQPEMNGSTQNPFPEQGYGSFPTPEDAQPLQAQPTLGNTSQCFFQPKLLDTKQDIKLPSDSPPLDKFKASCTQWEQVTQHQAYLPTGYHSPEAFPAEESSQGLFHALGSKMENVLSISCQSELGSLAEDAACFGTHLGFGCEPENFPARGDFANAKIHNLPPPLMPEFDTSLAQPEVLPGLMSSAELLHPHLSPSVPTTDFLGHPTSSPIPSLLPANPPALAEPKKKTRRTKCSSKCFCPKPHEKAFACPVENCIRSFARSDELNRHLRIHTGHKPFQCRICLRNFSRSDHLTTHIRTHTGEKPFSCDTCGRRFARSDEKKRHSKVHLKQKARTEEKLKGLGFFSVGLSFGTL from the exons ATGCTCAACGTTCTGGATTTCTCCTGCCCGGACCCATTTTACTCCAAGTACGAAGAGATCTGTGAGATGAAAACCGGAGAcctgcagggtttggagcaaccTGAGCAGCAACTTTTGGCAGAGGCTGATTTCCTCGGag gtgagctgctgggcaccccaATAAACGGTGGGGTGGTGGATTACCCCCTCCTGGGCAGCCAGCCCTCTCCTTCGCTCAGCTACACCGGCAGTTTCTTCATCAAGGCAGTACCGGAGCATCCCCAGGACCAGGAATCCCTCTTCAACCTGATGTCTGGAATCCTGGGcatctcccccttctcctcctccgaaGGGCACCAAAGGCACCTGGATGCTCTTTACCCCTGTCCCGAGGTGGCTCAGAGCCAGCTGGACCTTTACACCACCTGCCAGCCCGAAATGAATGGATCCACCCAAAATCCCTTCCCGGAGCAGGGCTACGGCAGCTTCCCCACGCCTGAGGATGCTCAGCCCCTCCAGGCACAACCCACCTTAGGAAACACCTCACAGTGCTTCTTCCAACCCAAGCTCCTGGACACCAAGCAGGACATCAAGCTGCCCTCCGATTCCCCACCTCTGGACAAATTTAAAGCCTCCTGCACCCAGTGGGAGCAAGTCACCCAGCATCAGGCCTACTTGCCCACGGGCTACCATTCCCCTGAAGCTTTCCCGGCTGAGGAAAGCAGCCAGGGGTTGTTCCATGCACTGGGTTCCAAAATGGAGAACGTCTTGTCCATCAGCTGCCAGTCGGAGCTCGGCAGCCTGGCAGAAGATGCCGCCTGCTTCGGCACCCATCTGGGCTTCGGCTGCGAGCCAGAAAACTTCCCGGCCCGCGGGGACTTCGCCAACGCCAAGATCCACAACCTCCCTCCACCGCTAATGCCGGAGTTTGACACCTCCTTGGCCCAGCCCGAAGTCCTGCCGGGTCTGATGAGCTCTGccgagctcctccatcctcacctgTCACCTTCTGTCCCCACCACGGACTTTTTGGGCCACCCCACGTCTTCCCCCATCCCTTCCCTGCTACCCGCCAACCCTCCAGCTTTGGCTGAGCCCAAGAAGAAGACCCGCCGGACCAAGTGTTCTTCCAAATGCTTCTGCCCGAAACCCCATGAGAAAGCTTTTGCCTGCCCAGTGGAAAACTGCATCCGGAGCTTCGCTCGCTCAGATGAGCTCAACCGGCACCTCCGCATCCACACGGGACACAAACCCTTCCAGTGCCGCATCTGCCTGAGGAACTTCAGCCGCAGCGACCACCTCACCACCCACATCCGCACCCACACCGGCGAGAAGCCCTTCTCCTGCGACACCTGCGGCCGCCGCTTCGCCAGGAGCGACGAGAAGAAGCGACACAGCAAAGTCCACCTGAAGCAAAAAGCCCGGACGGAGGAGAAACTCAAAGGTTTGGGTTTCTTCTCGGTGGGTCTCTCCTTCGGGACACTATGA